TGATCGTCGCCGCGGGTACCTGGTCCAACCTGAAGGGCCCGGTCGGCGAGCTCGTCGAGACGCTGGTGACCGGCGCCTTCGGCCGCCTCGACCTGCTCGTGCCGATACTTTTCGCGGTCGTGGCCGTCCGCCTGATGCGTCATCCGGAACGGCCGGAGGCCAACGGACGGATCGTCATCGGCCTGTCCGCACTGGTCGTCGGCGTCCTCGGCCAGGTGCACATCGCCTGCGGCTCGCCGGGCCGCGACGAGGGAACCCAGGCCATACGGGACGCCGGAGGACTCATCGGCTGGGGCGCCTCCGCCCCGCTGATCTTCACCATGGGCGAGATGCTCGCGGTGGCGCTGCTCGTCCTGCTCACCGTCTTCGGCCTGCTCGTGGTGACCGCCACCCCCGTCAACGCCATCCCGCAGCGCCTCAGGATGCTCGGCATCCGCCTCGGGCTGCTCCAGGACCCGGACGACGACGGCGAGTACGGCGCACACTTCGACGACGACGACGACTACGCAGCCGACGGGCAGGGCGAGGACGCGTACGAGGACAGCAGGCGCGCACAGCCCGTGCGCGGGCGCCGGGTTCCGCGCGCGCTCCAGGCGCGCGACCCCGAGCAGGCGGAGCAGGCCGAGCAGGAGGCGCTCGCCAAGCGCCGCCGCCCGCGCCGGAGTTCCGCACAGCCCGCCCTGGAACGGCCCATGGACCCGGTCGACGTGGCCGCCGCCGCGGCGGCCGCCCTCGACGGTGCCGTACTGCACGGCATGCCGCCCTCGCCGGTCGTCGCCGACCTCACCCAGGGCGTCACCGTCGAGCGCGAACCGGATCCCTCGCCCGCCGTGCCGCCCGCGCGTGCCGACGAGGCGTCACCCGCCCCCGGCGCCAAGAAGCAGCGGACGGAGCGCGGCGGCCAGTCCGCGCTGCCGGTGCCCGACCTGACCAAGTCGGCACCCGACGCGCCGCGTGAACTGCCGCCCCGCGCCGAGCAGTTGCAGCTCTCCGGGGACGTCACCTACTCCCTGCCCTCGCTGGACCTCCTGGAGCGCGGCGGCCCCGGCAAGGCGCGTAGTGCCGCCAACGACGCCATAGTGGCCTCGCTCAGCAACGTCTTCAGCGAGTTCAAGGTCGACGCGGCCGTCACCGGCTTCACCCGGGGGCCGACGGTCACCCGCTACGAGGTCGAGCTCGGCCCCGCCGTGAAGGTCGAGCGGATCACCGCGCTCACCAAGAACATCGCCTACGCCGTGGCCAGCCCCGACGTCCGCATCATCAGCCCCATCCCCGGCAAGTCCGCGGTCGGCATCGAAATCCCCAACACCGACCGCGAGATGGTCAACGTCGGTGACGTACTGCGCCTCGCGGACGCCGCGGAGGACGACCACCCGATGCTGGTGGCGCTCGGCAAGGACGTCGAGGGCGGCTATGTGATGGCCAACATGGCGAAGATGCCGCACATCCTGGTCGCCGGTGCCACCGGCTCCGGAAAGTCCTCCTGCATCAACTGCCTGATCACCTCGATCATGGTGCGGGCCACCCCCGAGGACGTACGGATGGTCCTCGTCGACCCCAAGCGCGTCGAGCTGACCGCGTACGAGGGCATCCCGCACCTGATCACGCCGATCATCACCAACCCGAAGCGGGCCGCCGAGGCGCTGCAGTGGGTCGTCCGCGAGATGGATCTGCGCTACGACGACCTGGCCGCCTTCGGCTACCGCCACATCGACGACTTCAACGAGGCGGTGCGCAACGGCAAGGTGAAGCCGCCCGAGGGCAGTGGGCGCGAGCTGCAGCCGTATCCGTATCTGCTGGTCATCGTCGACGAGTTGGCCGACCTGATGATGGTGGCGCCGCGCGATGTCGAGGACTCGATCGTGCGCATCACGCAGCTCGCCCGCGCCGCCGGTATCCACCTGGTGCTCGCCACCCAGCGGCCCTCGGTCGACGTCGTCACCGGTCTGATCAAGGCGAACGTGCCCTCCCGGCTCGCCTTCGCCACCTCCTCGCTCGCCGACAGCCGGGTGATCCTCGATCAACCCGGCGCCGAGAAACTCATCGGAAAGGGTGACGGTCTCTTCCTGCCGATGGGCGCCAACAAGCCCGTCCGGATGCAGGGCGCCTTCGTCACCGAGGACGAGATCGCCCAGGTCGTGCAGCACTGCAAGGACCAGATGACGCCGGTCTTCCGGGACGACGTCACGGTGGGCACCAAGCAGAAGAAGGAGATCGACGAGGGCATCGGCGACGATCTCGACCTGCTGTGCCAGGCGGCCGAACTCGTGGTCTCCACCCAGTTCGGATCCACCTCGATGCTCCAGCGCAAACTCCGGGTCGGCTTCGCGAAGGCGGGCCGTCTGATGGACCTCATGGAGTCGCGCGGCATCGTCGGGCCGAGCGAGGGTTCCAAGGCTCGTGACGTTCTTGTGAAGCCTGATGATCTGGACGGTGTGCTCGCGGTCATCCGGGGGGAGGCTCAACCCTAGACCCTGCCGCCCCGACCTCCGCGGGCCCAGCGGCGTCCGGTAGCCCTTCCATGCCCTCAACCGGTGTGGGAGGCGTTCCCGTTCGCCGCGGAGCGGTCCGCGAAGACCGGAGGGGCAGGGCCGACCGTGGTTGCCCGACCTGTGCGCGGCCTGGCGGAGCCGATCGAGTCCGTTCGGAGCCGATCGAGTCCATTCCGTAAGCGAAGCGAGGGCAACCGTTTCCCCATGGCGTACGTCAAGTTGAGGGAGGGGACAGAATGGTGTCCCACCATCGCGGAAAGCGGCCATACAGATGGCGTAAGAAGTGCGTCCGCCCGGTTGCTCCCCCTTCTGACACCCCCCCTAGACTGAACCTCCAGCAGGTGGCTACACGCTCGAAAGGCGCCCCCGTGTCCATCGGCAACTCCCCCGAAGACGACAGCCAGTCGGACGTCCCGTCGGTAGATGACGGCCCGTCGGTCGGTGAGACGCTCAGGAAGGCCCGTATCGAGGCCGGTCTGAGCATCGAAGCAGTCAGCGCGGCCACCCGCGTGCGTGCGCCGATCGTTCAGGGCATCGAACAGGACGACTACTCCCGCTGCGGCGGCGATGTCTACGCGCGCGGTCACATCCGCACGCTGGCCCGCGCCGCAGGCATCGATCCGAAGCCGCTCATCGAACGCTTCGACGCGGAACGCGGCGGTGCGCCCGCGCCCACCCCCGCCACTCCCTTGTTCGAGGCGGAACGTATCCGCCGGGCCGAACCGCGCCGCCCCAACTGGACCGCGGCGATGGTCGCCGCGATCGTCGTGGTGATCGGCTTCGTCGGCTTCACACTCGCGAACGGCAACGACGACAAGGGTGGCCACGAGGCCGCCGAGGGCTCGACCCCGCAGACCAGCAAGCCGGTCACCAAGCCCGGTCACGACAAGCCGGGCGGCACGCGTCCGACTCCTACCGAGAGCGCCATCGCGGCAGCGCCGCGCGACAAGGTCACCGTCGTCGTCGAGGCGGCGGACGGGCGGAGCTGGATCGCCGCCCGCGACCACAACGGCCGCACCCTCTTCGACGGCATGCTCAAGCAGGGCCAGACCAAGACCTTCCAGGACAAGGAGAAGATCGGCCTGATCCTGGGCGACGCCGGTGCCATCGATCTGGTGGTGAACGGCAAGCCCGTGGACGACGAGTTCCGTCCCGGTCAGGTCGAGCGCCTCTCGTACACGAAGGGCGACCCGGCGGCCGGCTGACCGAGCGGCGGCGGTACGACGATCTTGAAGCGGTCCTGAGGGCGGGGACTGTCGGACGGGCCCGAATGTCCGCGTAGGCTTGTGCCCATGCCAGATCGCCGTACCGTCGCCCTTGTCACGCTTGGCTGCGCCCGCAACGAGGTGGACTCGGAGGAGCTCGCAGGCCGTTTGGAGGCGGACGGCTGGGAACTCGTCGAGGACGCCGCGGGAGCGGACGTCGCCGTCGTCAACACCTGCGGCTTCGTCGAAGCCGCCAAGAAGGACTCCGTCGACGCCCTCCTTGAGGCGAACGATCTCAAGGAGCACGGCCGTACGCAGGCCGTCGTCGCGGTCGGCTGCATGGCCGAGCGGTACGGCAAGGAGCTCGCCGAGGCGCTGCCCGAGGCGGACGGTGTGCTCGGCTTCGACGACTACACCGACATCTCCGACCGGCTGCGGACCATCCTGGGCGGCGGCATCCATGCCGCCCACACCCCGCGCGACCGCCGCAAGCTGCTGCCGGTCAGCCCGGTGGCACGCCAGGAGGCCGGTGCCCAGGTCGCGGTCCCGGGCCACGCGCCCGCCGATCTGCCGGATCTGCCGGAGGGTCTGGCGCCCGCCTCCGGACCGCGCGCACCGCTGCGACGCAGACTCGGCACCGCCCCGGTGGCCTCGGTGAAGCTCGCCTCCGGCTGCGACCGGCGCTGCTCGTTCTGCGCCATCCCGTCCTTCCGCGGCTCCTTCCTCTCGCGGCGCCCCTCCGACGTGCTGAACGAGACGCGCTGGCTGGCCGAGCAGGGCGTGAAGGAGATCATGCTGGTCTCCGAGAACAACACCTCGTACGGCAAGGACCTCGGGGACATCCGGCTGCTCGACTCGCTGCTGCCCGAACTCGCCGCGGTGGACGGCATCGAGCGGGTGCGGGTCAGCTATCTGCAGCCCGCGGAGATGCGGCCCGACCTGATCGACGTGCTCACCTCGACCGAGAAGGTCGTGCCCTACTTCGATCTCTCCTTCCAGCACTCGGCGCCCGCGGTGCTGCGCGCCATGCGCCGCTTCGGCGACACCGACCGCTTCCTCGACCTGCTCGAGACGGTCCGCTCCAAGGCCCCGCAGGCGGGCGTGCGCTCGAACTTCATCGTGGGCTTCCCCGGCGAGAGCGAGTCCGACCTCGCCGAGCTGGAGCGCTTCCTCACCGGCGCCCGCCTCGACGCGATCGGGGTCTTCGGCTACTCCGACGAGGACGGCACGGAGGCCGCCGGATACACGGACAAGCTCCCCGCGGACGTCGTTGCCGAACGCCTCGCGAGAGTCTCCCGGCTCGCCGAGGAGCTCACCGCCCAGCGCGCGGACGAACGCATCGGTGAGACCGTGGAAGTACTGGTGGAGAGCGACGGCAGCCGCGTCGACGAGGCGGCCGAGGACACGGACGAGACCGAGGTGTACGGGCGCGCGGCGCACCAGGCGCCCGAGACGGACGGACAGGTCTACCTGACCGGCGTCGAGGGGATCGCGGTGGGCTCGCTGGTCGAGGCCAAGGTGGTGGCCACCGAAGGCGTCGACCTGGTGGCGGAGCCGATCGGGCTCTCCGGAGAGTGTCACGAGGAGGCAGGCAGATGACCGGAGCTCCGGCGTCCGCCGCGGGCGGCTCCGGCGCATCGGCGGCGAAGCCGGTGCGCGGGGGAAAGCCGGACGGTTCGGCCGTCCGCCAGGTCAGCCTCTGGAACGTCGCCAACCTGCTGACCATGGCCCGGCTGCTGCTGGTGCCCGGCTTCGTGGCGCTGATGCTCGCGGGCGGCGGCTACGACCCCGCCTGGCGCTCGCTGGCCTGGGCCGCCTTCGCCATCGCCATGATCACCGACCTGTTCGACGGCCATCTGGCGCGTACGTACAACCTGGTCACCGACTTCGGCAAGATCGCCGACCCCATCGCCGACAAGGCGATCATGGGCGCGGCGTTGATCTGTCTGTCGGCCCTCGGCGACCTGCCGTGGTGGGTGACCGCCGTGATCCTCTCCAGGGAACTCGGCATCACGCTGTTGCGGTTCTGGGTGATCCGGTACGGCGTGATCCCCGCGAGCCGCGGCGGCAAGCTGAAGACGCTCGCCCAGGGCACCGCGGTGGGCATGTACGTACTGGCGCTGACCGGCCCGCTGGCCACCCTGCGCTGGTGGGTGATGGCGGTGGCCGTGGTGCTCACCGTGGTCACCGGACTCGACTACATCCAGCGAGCGATCGTGCTGCGCAGGCGCGGGCTCGCCGCGCGGCGGGCGGTGGACAGTGGCGGCACGGAGTCGGCCGGTGCTTCCGTGGTCGCAGCGCCTCCGCAGGCCGTAGCGGGTGAGGGTGCCGCGACCGCGGACGCGGGCCGGCGGGTGGGCGGCGAGGGCGCCGCTGCCGGGGAAGGGCGCGCGGGTGAGCGGCCCGCGGTGGAGCGGGACCGATGAGCGGGCCCGCCCACGAGGCCCTGCGGCTGCTGCGGTCCCGTGGTGAGACGCTCGCGGTGGCCGAGTCGCTGACCGGCGGTCTGGTGGCCGCCGACCTCACCGCGGTGCCGGGTGCCTCCCGCGCCTTCCGCGGCTCTGTCACTCCCTACGCCACCGAACTGAAGCACCGGCTCCTCGGCGTCGATGCGGAGATACTCAGGGCCCGCGGGGCCGTCGATCCCGAGGTCGCGCTGCAGATGGCGCGGGGCGTGCGTGAGGCGCTCGATGCCGACTGGGGGATCGCGACCACCGGCGTCGCGGGGCCCGAGCCGCAGGACGGACAGCCGGTCGGGACCGTGTTCGTCGCGGTGCGGGGGCCACTCGGCGAGGGGAAAGTGGCCGCACTGCGATTGAAAGGCGATCGGGCGGAAATCCGTAGGGAGAGTGCACGGAGCGTGCTCGCACTGCTTTGTGAAGAGCTTCCGGGGCAACAGTCCCGGAACGAGCGGACACAGGATACGGAACAATACGGGGGGACTTGATGTTTGCAGCCCTGAGTGAACACGACATCGTCCCCCGCACGACCGCGACGCAAGGCGGTACGGTGGGGCGTGAAGGATGCGGCTACACGGTCCGAGGAGGGAGCGACCGATGATTCTGCTCCGTCGCCTGCTGGGTGACGTGCTGCGTCGGCAGCGCCAGCGCCAGGGCCGTACTCTGCGCGAAGTCTCCTCGTCCGCCCGAGTCTCTCTCGGCTATCTCTCCGAGGTGGAGCGGGGGCAGAAGGAGGCGTCCTCCGAGCTGCTCTCCGCCATCTGCGACGCGCTTGACGTACGGATGTCCGAGCTCATGCGCGAGGTCAGCGACGACCTCGCACTCGCCGAGCTGGCCCAGTCGGCAGCCGCCACAGAGTCTGTCCCCGCACCGGTACGTCCGATGCTGGGTTCCGTCTCCGTGACCGGTGTGCCACCGGAACGCGTCACGATCAAGGCACCCGCGGAGGCGGTGGACGTCGTCGCCGCCTGACGCCAGTACTGCCAGAACCCCTGACGGGGCGGCCCCACCGGGCCGCACCGGCGGGGGTTTCGGGTTTTCCGGGCCTGATTCCGGTCAGGCGATCCGAGATCCACTGAAATGTTGCTTATGTCGCTATGTGACATGGTGGACAGAGTCGTGCGAAGGCGTCGCGCGTGAAGCGAATACCGACGAGGAAACCGGAGGATTCGGATGTACGTCGTGAAGAGCCCACTGGCGGACGCTGATCTCAAGGTCGTCTCCGAGGCCCTGCAGGGTGCCCTGGTCGACCTCGTGGATCTCTCCCTCGTGGCAAAGCAGGTGCACTGGAATGTGATCGGACAGCGGTTCCGCACTGTCCACCTGCAACTCGACGATGTCGTCGACACGGCCCGTAAGCACTCCGACACCGTCGCGGAACGGGCCTCCACACTCGGGGTCTCTCCCGACGGCCGGGCCGTGACGGTCGCCAAGAGCACCGGCATCGACCAGGTCGCCGAGGGCTGGATCAAGGACACCGACGCGGTCGACACCCTGGTCAAGGCACTCGGCGCCGTGATCACCAGGATGCGTGAGCGGGTGCTGAGCACGGCCGACCCCGACCCGGTGACCCAGGACATCTTCATCCAGCTCACCGCCGATCTGGAGAAGCACCACTGGATGTTCCAGGCGGAGAACGGATGAGGGACGGCTGAGGTACGGCGGACGGCGGCGGGGCTGCTGAAGGGCGGGCTCTGCTCGTCGCCCGGCCGTGCGCTCGTCGCCTGATCGCTGGGCAGGATGGGCTGTCTGGCCATCTGCTCGCCTGAATGCTTGGCCGCTGGGGAACCGGTTCCGGATGCTGTGTGCGTCCGGGACCGGTTCTGCGTTCGTTCGGGCCTATGGCTGTGTGCGGCCACCCGCTACGGGCCTGGCTGCGCCGCCTGGGTGCGGCCTCGGGTCGGGCGGGTGAGACTGGTCGCGGAGGTTGATGCCGGATGACCGTACGCGAGGAACGTGACGTTCTGTGCGGGGCCGGGCGCGTGCGGTGCCCGGGTCGGCCTCAGGGGTGCGCCGTGTGTGCGGTGGCTCCTCCGGGAGCGGGGGGTTCGGCGGGGGCCCGGCGTTCCGGGGGCGGGCGCGGTTTCAGCCCGTCCGGGAGCCGTGGTCCGATGGGCGGCCCAGGGGAGTGGGAGACGCCGCTGTGAAGGGCCGAATAGCGCGCTGCGGCGCGGCTCTCGTTCTCGGCCTGCTCTGGTGGGCCGCCGTGCTGCGGCTGATCCTCGTACCGGGTGCGGGCACCGCCGAGGCCGCGATGGCGGCGGGCGGCTGGAGCCTGAGCCTGTTGCCGGTGCACTGCGTACCGAAGCCCGCGGTACGGGACTCGCCCCGTACCGGCACCTGGCTGCGGCGGCTGGGTGGCGGGAAGTCCCTTGAGCGGAAGGCTCCTTGAGGGCGGGATGCGTCCTTGAGCGGGATGTTTTCCCGAGGGCGAAGGCTTGTTGAGGGCCAACGCTTCATGAGCGCCAAGGCTTCTTGAGGCGTGGGCGTGGCGGGAGCGCGTGCGCCGTTGCGCGTGGTGGTTCGGGCGCCCGCGTGCGCGGTGGCTCAGGCGCCCGGCGTACGGCGTGGGCGCCGGGGTTGCGTGGAGGTGCGGGGGTTGATCGCGGAGCCGCCGGGGGTGCGTGTGCGCGCCGGGGCGGGGGAGGGGCCCTGCTGGCACCTGGGGCACCAGTAGGTGGGCCGTTCGCGGCCGGGCTCGCCCTGGTCGGCCACGCGGACGGACGTCATGCAGCGCAGGCACGGGCGCGGGGCGCGGGCGTAGACGTAGTGGCGTTGGTCGGGGCGGCCGGTGGTCCGGCGCAGCGGGCGGTCGCGGTTGGCTTCGAGGAGCTTCTTGGCGAGCAGGGGGAGTTGCTCGGTGGCCTGCGCGGGCAGTTCGCCGACCGGGAGCCAGGGGGTGACGCGCAGCAGGAAGCAGATCTCGGACTTGTAGACATTGCCGATTCCGGCGAGGTTGCGCTGGTCGAGCAGTGCCTCGCCGAGTTCCCGGTCCGGCTCGGTGAGCAGATTGGCCAGGGCCTTCGCGGGGTCCCAGTCCGGCCCGAGCAGATCCGGGCCGAGGTGGCCGACGATCCCGGACTCCTCGCCGGTCCTCACCAGTTCCAGCACGGGCAGCCGGTAACCCACCGCGGTACGGGCCGAGTTGGCGAGGATCGCGCGGATCTGGTGGCCCTGGCCGCCGCGCCAGCGCTCCTCCGGCTCGAAGATCCGCCAACTCCCCTCCATGCCCAGATGGGAGTGGAGCGTGAGGCCCCCTTCGACGCGGGTGAGGAGATGCTTGCCGCGCGGGGTCACCTCCAGGACGCGGCGGCCGGTCAGATCGACCGTGGCCAGTCGCGGCACACGCAGGTCGCAACGGGTCAGCGGCTCACCCGCCAGCGCACTGTCCAGTTGCCGGGCGGCCTGCCAGACGGAATCTCCTTCGGGCATGGGACCAGGGTGGCACGGACCGGGGAGCCGGGGCACGGGCGGAAGAGCGGGGCGGCGACGGCCGGGACGCCCGCGCACCGCCGTGGGCCTCCTCAGGCGCGCAGTCGCAGCCCGCGTGGTGTGGCGTGGAAGCCCGCTCCTTCCAGTACGGGGCCGAATGGTGAGGTGAGTGCGGGAGTGCCGTTGATCCGTTCCACGGTCACCGTGCCGAGGGAGCCCGCGGCGGCCGCGGCCGCCAGGGACTCGGCGGCGGTGGTGAGCCGGGCCTCGCGTACCGCTTCGGCAGCGCTGTCGGCCTCCGTCCAGACCAGGAGTGTCTTGCCGCCGCGTTCCATGTAGAGGGTCAGTTCGCCGTCGACCAGTACGACGAGCGAGCCCGCCTTGCGGCCCGGCTTGTGCTGGGCGCCGCTGGGTGGTTCGGGCCAGGGCAGGGCGGCGCCGTAGGCGTTGGCCGGGTCGGCGGCGGCGAGAACCACGGCGCGCGCGGGTCCGGCCGTCCGCGACGGCGCACGGTGGAAGCCGTCCGCGTATCCCTCTGGCTGCTCGGGCAGGGACTGTTCGCGCTCGCGGGCGTTGGCCGTGGCGCGCAGCCGGTCCACCGCTCCGTCCATGGCGAACTGCGCGGCGCCGAGGCCCTCCACGACGTAACCCCGGCGCGCCTGGCCGCTCTCCTCGAAGACGGACAGCACCCGGTAGGCCGCGGAGAACCCGCCCTCGACGCCTTCCGCCGCCACCGCGCCGCGGGTGAGTACGCCGTGCCGGTCCAGCAAGGTACGGGCCAGCGCGTGCGCCCGCACCGTCGGATCCGGTTCGCGGACCGGCAGCAGTGACCAGCGCCCGGCGACGGTGGGCGGTCCGGAGCGTGAGGCGGGACGCGCGGCCGCGGTGAGGCTGCCGTAACGGCCCCGGGGCACCGCGCGTTTGGCGCGATGGGCGGTGGCTCCCGCGGTACGGCCCGACCCGAGCAGGGCCCGCATCGGCGCCAGGGTGTCGTTGGTGAGCCGTCCGGACCAGGCCAGATCCCATACGGCGTCGGCGAGTTGAGGGTCGGTGGCCTCGGGGTGCGTACCGGACCGTACGTGTTCCGCGATCTGCCGGAAGAACAGTCCGAACCCGCCGGACAGTGCGTCGAGGACCGCTTGGTGCAGCGGGGTCGGCTCCAGGGGGAGCGGTTCGGGCAGCAACAGCGGTGCGGCGTCGGCGAGAAAGAGGCGGACCCAGCCGTCCTTGCCGGGCAGCGCGCCCGCTCCGGCCCAGACCACTTCGCCCGCCGAGGTCAGTTCGTCCAGGAGGGCCGGAGCGAAGCCGGTGACCCGGGACGGCAGCACCAGGCGCTCCAGCGCGGACGCCGGTACGGAGGCGCCCTGGAGCTGTTCGACCGCGCGTACCAGTCCGTCGATGCCGCGCAGCCCCTGGCCGCCGAGGTGCTGCCACTGGGGCAGGAACTGGGCGAGCGCCGCCGGGGCCACCGGCTCGACCTCCTGCCGCAGGGCGGCCAGCGAACGGCGGCGGAGTCTGCGCAGTACGGTCGCGTCGCACCACTCCTGGCCGATGCCCGCCGGGTGGAACTCGCCCTCCACCAGCCGCCCGCCCGTGGCGAGCCGCTTCAGGGCTCCCTCGGTGACCGCCGCGCCGAGTCCGAACCGCGCCGCCGCGGTGGCGGTGGTGAACGGGCCGTGCGTACGGGCGTACCGGCCGAGGAGGTCGCCGAGCGGATCCTTGACGGGCTCGGTGAACGCCTCGGGCACCCCCACCGGCAACGCCGTACCGAGGGCGTCGCGCAGCCTGCCCGCGTCCTCCACCGCCGCCCAGTGGTCCCGGCCCGCGAGCCGGACCCGGATGGCACGACGGGCACCGCCGAGTTCCGCGGCCCACTGCGGCTCGGCGCCGCGCTCGGTCAACTCCTGCTCGGTGAGCGGGCCGAGCAGCCGCAGCAGGTCGGCCACCCCCTCCGCGTCCTTGACCCGCCGGTCCTCGGTGAGCCACTGGAGCTCGCGTTCGAGTTCGGTGAGCACCTCCGCGTCGAGCAGTTCGCGCAGCTCCGCCTGGCCGAGCAGTTCGGCGAGCAGCCGGGAGTCCAGCGACAGGGCCGCCGCCCGGCGTTCGGCCAGCGGCGAGTCCCCCTCGTAGAGGAACTGGGCGACGTACCCGAACAACAGGGAGCGGGCGAACGGCGAGGGCTCGGGGGTGGTCACCTCCACCAGGCGCACCGCACGGGACTCGATGTCGCCCATCAGCTCGGTGAGTCCCGGCACGTCGAAGACGTCCTGGAGGCATTCGCGTACGGCTTCGAGCACGATCGGGAAGGAGCCGTACTCGCTTGCCACTTCGAGCAGTTGGGCCGCGCGCTGGCGCTGCTGCCAGAGCGGGGTCCGGCGGCCGGGGCTGCGGCGCGGCAACAGCAGCGCCCGCGCGGCGCACTCGCGGAACCGCGAGGCGAACAGGGCGGAGCCGCCGACCTGTTCGGTGACCACCCCGTCCACCTCGCCCTTGTCGAAGGCGACATCGGCCGCGCCGACCGGGGCCTTCTCCGCGTCGTACTCGCTGCCGAGCCGCGCCGGGTCCTGGTCCAGCAGGTCCAGGCTCATCAGATCGGCGTCGGGCAGCCGCAGCACGATGCCGTCGTCCGCGTGCATGACCTGGGCGTCCATGCCGTACCGCTCGGACAGCCGGGCCCCGAGGGCCAGCGCCCACGGGGCGTGCACCTGGGCGCCGAAGGGGGAGTGGACGACGACCCGCCAGTCGCCCAGCTCGTCGCGGAAGCGCTCCACGACGATGGTGCGGTCGTCGGGCACATGACCGCAGGCCTCGCGCTGCTCGTCGAGATAGGCGAGGACGTTGTCCGCGGCCCAGGCGTCGAGTCCGGCGGCGAGCAGCCGCAGCCGGGCGTCCTCCGCGGACAGCGAGCCGACCTCGCGCAGGAACGCGCCCACCGCACGGCCCAGTTCGAGCGGACGGCCGAGCTGGTCGCCCTTCCAGAACGGCAGCCGCCCCGGCACGCCCGGCGCGGGGGAGACCAGGACCCGGTCGCGGGTGATGTCCTCGATGCGCCAGGAACTCGTACCGAGCGTGAACAC
This is a stretch of genomic DNA from Streptomyces sp. NA04227. It encodes these proteins:
- a CDS encoding DNA translocase FtsK, with the protein product MASRTSGKGSQGTAGTAKRAGRGGGAAKKAPAKKAAAKPPAKKAAAKKAPAKKAAPKPAPNPTNGIFRLVRAVWLGAAHAVGAGFRGLGRGAKGLDPAHRKDGVALLLLGLALIVAAGTWSNLKGPVGELVETLVTGAFGRLDLLVPILFAVVAVRLMRHPERPEANGRIVIGLSALVVGVLGQVHIACGSPGRDEGTQAIRDAGGLIGWGASAPLIFTMGEMLAVALLVLLTVFGLLVVTATPVNAIPQRLRMLGIRLGLLQDPDDDGEYGAHFDDDDDYAADGQGEDAYEDSRRAQPVRGRRVPRALQARDPEQAEQAEQEALAKRRRPRRSSAQPALERPMDPVDVAAAAAAALDGAVLHGMPPSPVVADLTQGVTVEREPDPSPAVPPARADEASPAPGAKKQRTERGGQSALPVPDLTKSAPDAPRELPPRAEQLQLSGDVTYSLPSLDLLERGGPGKARSAANDAIVASLSNVFSEFKVDAAVTGFTRGPTVTRYEVELGPAVKVERITALTKNIAYAVASPDVRIISPIPGKSAVGIEIPNTDREMVNVGDVLRLADAAEDDHPMLVALGKDVEGGYVMANMAKMPHILVAGATGSGKSSCINCLITSIMVRATPEDVRMVLVDPKRVELTAYEGIPHLITPIITNPKRAAEALQWVVREMDLRYDDLAAFGYRHIDDFNEAVRNGKVKPPEGSGRELQPYPYLLVIVDELADLMMVAPRDVEDSIVRITQLARAAGIHLVLATQRPSVDVVTGLIKANVPSRLAFATSSLADSRVILDQPGAEKLIGKGDGLFLPMGANKPVRMQGAFVTEDEIAQVVQHCKDQMTPVFRDDVTVGTKQKKEIDEGIGDDLDLLCQAAELVVSTQFGSTSMLQRKLRVGFAKAGRLMDLMESRGIVGPSEGSKARDVLVKPDDLDGVLAVIRGEAQP
- a CDS encoding helix-turn-helix domain-containing protein, giving the protein MGNSPEDDSQSDVPSVDDGPSVGETLRKARIEAGLSIEAVSAATRVRAPIVQGIEQDDYSRCGGDVYARGHIRTLARAAGIDPKPLIERFDAERGGAPAPTPATPLFEAERIRRAEPRRPNWTAAMVAAIVVVIGFVGFTLANGNDDKGGHEAAEGSTPQTSKPVTKPGHDKPGGTRPTPTESAIAAAPRDKVTVVVEAADGRSWIAARDHNGRTLFDGMLKQGQTKTFQDKEKIGLILGDAGAIDLVVNGKPVDDEFRPGQVERLSYTKGDPAAG
- the rimO gene encoding 30S ribosomal protein S12 methylthiotransferase RimO — encoded protein: MPDRRTVALVTLGCARNEVDSEELAGRLEADGWELVEDAAGADVAVVNTCGFVEAAKKDSVDALLEANDLKEHGRTQAVVAVGCMAERYGKELAEALPEADGVLGFDDYTDISDRLRTILGGGIHAAHTPRDRRKLLPVSPVARQEAGAQVAVPGHAPADLPDLPEGLAPASGPRAPLRRRLGTAPVASVKLASGCDRRCSFCAIPSFRGSFLSRRPSDVLNETRWLAEQGVKEIMLVSENNTSYGKDLGDIRLLDSLLPELAAVDGIERVRVSYLQPAEMRPDLIDVLTSTEKVVPYFDLSFQHSAPAVLRAMRRFGDTDRFLDLLETVRSKAPQAGVRSNFIVGFPGESESDLAELERFLTGARLDAIGVFGYSDEDGTEAAGYTDKLPADVVAERLARVSRLAEELTAQRADERIGETVEVLVESDGSRVDEAAEDTDETEVYGRAAHQAPETDGQVYLTGVEGIAVGSLVEAKVVATEGVDLVAEPIGLSGECHEEAGR
- the pgsA gene encoding CDP-diacylglycerol--glycerol-3-phosphate 3-phosphatidyltransferase; translated protein: MTGAPASAAGGSGASAAKPVRGGKPDGSAVRQVSLWNVANLLTMARLLLVPGFVALMLAGGGYDPAWRSLAWAAFAIAMITDLFDGHLARTYNLVTDFGKIADPIADKAIMGAALICLSALGDLPWWVTAVILSRELGITLLRFWVIRYGVIPASRGGKLKTLAQGTAVGMYVLALTGPLATLRWWVMAVAVVLTVVTGLDYIQRAIVLRRRGLAARRAVDSGGTESAGASVVAAPPQAVAGEGAATADAGRRVGGEGAAAGEGRAGERPAVERDR
- a CDS encoding CinA family protein, with amino-acid sequence MSGPAHEALRLLRSRGETLAVAESLTGGLVAADLTAVPGASRAFRGSVTPYATELKHRLLGVDAEILRARGAVDPEVALQMARGVREALDADWGIATTGVAGPEPQDGQPVGTVFVAVRGPLGEGKVAALRLKGDRAEIRRESARSVLALLCEELPGQQSRNERTQDTEQYGGT
- a CDS encoding helix-turn-helix domain-containing protein — protein: MILLRRLLGDVLRRQRQRQGRTLREVSSSARVSLGYLSEVERGQKEASSELLSAICDALDVRMSELMREVSDDLALAELAQSAAATESVPAPVRPMLGSVSVTGVPPERVTIKAPAEAVDVVAA
- a CDS encoding Dps family protein → MYVVKSPLADADLKVVSEALQGALVDLVDLSLVAKQVHWNVIGQRFRTVHLQLDDVVDTARKHSDTVAERASTLGVSPDGRAVTVAKSTGIDQVAEGWIKDTDAVDTLVKALGAVITRMRERVLSTADPDPVTQDIFIQLTADLEKHHWMFQAENG
- a CDS encoding Fpg/Nei family DNA glycosylase, with translation MPEGDSVWQAARQLDSALAGEPLTRCDLRVPRLATVDLTGRRVLEVTPRGKHLLTRVEGGLTLHSHLGMEGSWRIFEPEERWRGGQGHQIRAILANSARTAVGYRLPVLELVRTGEESGIVGHLGPDLLGPDWDPAKALANLLTEPDRELGEALLDQRNLAGIGNVYKSEICFLLRVTPWLPVGELPAQATEQLPLLAKKLLEANRDRPLRRTTGRPDQRHYVYARAPRPCLRCMTSVRVADQGEPGRERPTYWCPRCQQGPSPAPARTRTPGGSAINPRTSTQPRRPRRTPGA